A portion of the Oncorhynchus clarkii lewisi isolate Uvic-CL-2024 unplaced genomic scaffold, UVic_Ocla_1.0 unplaced_contig_6757_pilon_pilon, whole genome shotgun sequence genome contains these proteins:
- the LOC139403126 gene encoding vacuolar protein sorting-associated protein 37A, whose protein sequence is MNWLFPSSKGSGPLPPLNSLQQQRQRQIESLKAAHSSLAEIQKDVEYRIPFTVNNSTISVNILLPPQFPQEKPVVSVYPPVGHHLVDSNNGTMVTSPLITNFGMHSDLGKVIQSLLDEFWKSPPVLTSGPTGFPYNMYKPSGMPPYPTQSFHYGLRPMGPTPPPMPHAGVEGAHGHCPPWAAAPVYGLITDLPLPVPTADSQAGLNGHMYKMPEIPETFPELSEMSVSQLKDMSEQEDVLLELFVCLPQLKQVTTDKEELVNSIVDMAKKNLQLEPQLEGTRQEMLFKYEQLTQNKSAFETKMQRQHDISESCSLSALQARLKVAAHQAEEESEEKAESFLEGKTDIDDFLANFMEKRTLCHSRRAKEEKLQQSINTHGQFPSSH, encoded by the exons ATGAACTGGCTTTTCCCCTCATCCAAGGGTTCCGGACCTCTCCCACCTCTTAATAGCTTGCAGCAACAAAGACAACGGCAGATCGAGTCTCTCAAAGCTGCCCACTCCAG CTTAGCCGAGATCCAGAAAGATGTGGAGTACAGAATCCCTTTCACAGTCAACAACTCAACCATCAGCGTCAACAT CTTGCTTCCGCCTCAGTTTCCCCAGGAGAAACCAGTAGTCAGTGTGTACCCTCCAGTAGGACATCACCTGGTAGACAGCAACAATGGCACCATGGTTACCAGCCCCCTCATTACCAAT TTTGGAATGCACTCAGATCTGGGCAAAGTCATCCAGAGTCTCCTGGATGAGTTCTGGAAGAGTCCACCGGTCCTGACGTCTGGCCCCACCGGCTTCCCTTA TAACATGTACAAGCCGTCGGGGATGCCTCCCTACCCCACACAGAGCTTCCACTACGGGCTGCGCCCCATGGGCCCCACCCCGCCCCCCATGCCTCACGCGGGTGTAGAAGGAGCTCACGGTCACTGCCCTCCCTGGGCAGCAGCCCCTGTCTATGGCCTCATCACCGACCTGCCTCTCCCCGTACCCACCGCAGACTCCCAG GCTGGGTTGAACGGCCACATGTACAAGATGCCTGAGATTCCTGAAACATTTCCTGAGCTGTCTGAAATGAG TGTGTCCCAGCTGAAGGACATGAGTGAGCAGGAGGACGTGCTGCTGGAGTTGTTTGTGTGTCTGCCCCAGCTCAAACAGGTCACCACTGACAAGGAGGAGCTGGTCAACAGCATTGTGGACATGGCCA AGAAGAACCTGCAGCTGGAACCTCAGCTGGAGGGGACGAGACAAGAAATGCTGTTCAAG TACGAGCAGCTAACCCAGAACAAATCGGCCTTTGAGACCAAGATGCAGAGACAGCATGACATCAGTGAG AGCTGCAGTCTGAGTGCCCTGCAGGCTCGTCTGAAGGTGGCAGCCCACCAGGCGGAGGAGGAGTCAGAGGAGAAGGCCGAGAGCTTCCTGGAGGGCAAGACGGACATCGACGACTTCCTGGCCAACTTCATGGAGAAGAGGACG CTCTGCCACAGCAGAAGGGCCAAAGAGGAGAAGCTGCAACAGTCCATCAACACACACGGACAGTTCCCCAGCAGCCACTGA